TCGGGTTCCAGTGACAGATGACTGCTATGATTACTTGAAATTCATTCAAGAGGGTAAGTTCAGTGCTAATTATGTTGATATGGCAGCTGCCATAAAATAAAGCAAGCTTAGTTTTTCTAACTCAAATGTCTTTCCCCATCATAAAGATAGTTTTTGGCCTTTAGGAATCTGCATTTTAATCAGCACCAGTGCCGTGCCTTTGCCAACAGTCTGCGACATAAACTCTGGGAAGTCATGTAATGGAGTTGAAAAATGAACAACTCTTAACCAATTTCAAAATATGTTGGTGGGTTCTGCTAAGTGTAATTGCATGTTGGACCTAAAGGATAAAATGTGGTCACTGCATAAATAATTATTGGTTTGGAGGATGGCATGTCAAAACTTGGACAGGGATAATTTATGTTGCCCAAAAAAGAAGATGTGGATTTGTCTAACAATTCTTAGTAGAAAGATTTAGGCCCATCTATGTGTTCCTCATGTCCAGCCTGTTTATTAATTCCCCTCTCTTTATTGAAGTAATGAGCTTTGTTGGAgtaataattcattcattattgTTCATAAAAATGGTTATGTAAAATtttggtgaactgtgttcaaCAATAGAGGCAACACTTCATGATAAAATTTACTATTTTAACCAGCAGCTCATTGtctgaaaatgttatttgaaatatattttaattataaatgtgaTTGTCCCTTTACAGTTCTAACCATGTTTTAAATTAGCAGGTTAAGATGAGTATTTTTGTTCCCTTCCAGTTCATGCTAAATTCAACTTGGCAAGTGGAGTCTCTGTAGACCTGAAGGACTCATCTGGAGTCGATGTGGATGCTGATATTTTTGATGAACTCCTGAGGTCTGCTACAGTATCTTTCAAAGTAGTCACTGAGCGCTTTGGTAAGacataaaagcattaaaacaagTGTTACTtctaatgcatttaaaaatatatataaagcgaaagttattttaatttgtttactaATGAAGTTTCTAAATTTTATACAGTGGCCCCTGTTGATCAGAGTGAGGTCACAGATGCTTCCTTCAGTTCAGAAGATGGCTCATTCTCGTCAGTCGAGTCTCCAAGCTCAGCAAGCTCATCTTCTACAGTGATTACAGAGAACACCAAAGCACAGAGAAGACGACTGGTTGAAGGACCACCTGACAGTGAGATGGCAAAAAATGTGAGTTGGTTCAAGGTTGGAAATAGAACGTTgatccatttttaaaattcatagcaGGATGACATGTGAAATCTGTTGCAGATTGTCTATGTAGCTCTGCACCAAAAACCAGGGGGAGAAGATGTAATAAAAGAGTACAACAAGACCAGAAGTCTCTCTGATCCAACAAGAAAGAAACTTGTCAACATTTTAGTGGCGGATATGATTGAAAGTCATGGGTATGTAATCAATAAGTCTCAGCCATCTGTATGGGGGCggaatttaacctttattttttcaacTGGTTGCACTGTAATTTCATCTTAGTTAAacacatacatgtatgaaatccacagaaatgtcagaattatttgaaaaacaatTAACATAATGATTATTCAAATAGTTTGTAATTGCTGAGAAGGGGCTTAAGAGGTTTTAAGTTTACTTATTGaatacattaaatatataatttctattCATAACCCTTTGCACAgttggtgtgtttgtttaatcCCTATGTGAAATggcaatatttttattgaattgtTTTTTAGGAGAGTCCCTCCTGTCAACATTCGCATTACCTACGCCCTGGGAATTGTCACCCTCTTCCCCAGTTTGAAAGATAATGGCTCACCGACTGGCTATGTGAGTATTAATTTGCAGGAACCCTGAATGTTCTCTTCTTGGGTCAAAATCTGTTTGGACTTTTAttaattttgggggggggggtgtcgatTAACCGTTGCAGCCCAGCTGTAATTGTCCTTTTGAATGGAATGTAATAGacagtttgtcttgtctgttctgttctgtgatAGGAGCATTACTATGATCCTCTCAGTGGACAGGGCTATCTGGCCTATCGATTGAAAACAGTTCAGCGTAACACTGCAAGTGACTTCAAGAGGAGCTCCAAGTCTGCTCATCAAGGCGGTCCGAGAACTCTGAGGGAGACCTTAACATCTGAACAGCTGTTTGGTGATGGATGCAAAGAAGCAATGTCCATGATGAAacattcatcagaccaggaagtTGTCAGGGAGAAAATGAAGGCAACATTTAAGCATAGACAGAATATGCTTCATGATCTGGACCAGTCATCACTCATCTTGGATCACTTCCCAAGATTCTTGGATACACCAGGCTTAGTAAGAAACTCAGACAGATTTAATTAACTGATTGATTTGTTGAATTggattgtgatggcattttttttctctgtgctagATTGAGCAGGACTTCATCATGCTCTTTGGAGAAGACATCTCGGGGAAGTTCATCGCAAGATGGCCAACATTCTATAAACCGAGGGTCACCACTGTCAGCAAAAGCCTTCGACAGAGTGCTCATCTGGATGACCTTCTGTCCACTCAGGAGGAATCAAGTGATTATGGTAGGTATTAATAGATCTCTCTACATATGCATTTGCATGCTGTGATTCTTAAGATGGTGTGTGTTATTTCATTAGAATGGGATAGTGACCTGGCAGCTATTCTCCTGCTGGTTCATCTCTTGCCTCCAACCGCGAAGGGGAAAAGACAGGGAAAAATTAGTGCACCTGAGGCTGCTGACCGTGTTATCAAGTTCATGAAGGTATGTTTTTGGCATGAATTACTTTGCTTCACTTACAGTAAATAGGTCTCACTTTtctaaaactaaatttaaaaagtgaaatatccacccatccattcacttctgcttatcctattcagggttgcggggggggaggggctggagtctatcccagctgacatagggcgagaggcagggtacaccctgtacaggtcgccagcctgttgcagggccaaaacagggagacagacaacatccacactcacattcacacctatgggtaatttagagtttccaattaacctaaccccagtaagtgcatgtgtttggactgtgggaggaaaccggagtacccggaggaaacccacgcagacacggggagaacatgcaaactccacacagggagagagggaggggcctgggccaaggtggaatcaaacccaggccttccagatggtattctaactgaggcagcagtgctaaccactgtgcccccccccccccccaaaaaaaaaaacaaataataaaatgtccttAATTTGTTGCTTGTGAGGGAATAAGAGCAATCATTTCTAACATGCTGTCTCTCAATCTTAGGTGGGGACAAGCATGGCGACCTTCCTTGCCAAAGTTGGATCTGCACAGCCCTTCCTCCTCTGCGTTGGAGAAAAGAAGAGCAGGATACAGAAATTCTACATCATCCTGGATCAGAAGCCCATTCCCTGTGTGGCACAGACTGCAGTGGCTGCCTTCGATGAACTGTTTAAGGcacactttgtgtttgctgtgtcctaTGATGCAACCCTCCTCAACTTCTACACATTCATCCAAACAACGGTTTATGGCATTGATGTTGCAACAACAAAGGAGAGCCCCAGAGTCAAGGAAATTAGAGTGAGGATTAACAACACTTGAATATGCTAACATGTTACATTTGTAAGGTTCAGCACAGAAATTGTTCAACTCTTTTCCAGCATTTGAAATTTAGTCATGCTTTGTATCCAGGGCACAAATTGCGTTTGAAATGTGGGGAACATggctgttcatctgttttttacacGTATTCTGGGTTCAAGAAGCACTTGCTGAAAGCACATGGAGACACATTTGCCACAGATTCTGTTTATAAGGGCAATGTTGGTACAGATAGTgttgagacagatgatgtttctGCTCATGACCCATTGAGTAGCTCTTCTGTTGGTCAACAAAGTCATGCTAAAAAGAAGCAGTTAATGGATATGTGTAGCTCTGTTATTGCCCAAGTTCAAGCAGCTGGAGTTTCTGAAAATATTGTGCAGTCTTTAACTTGTTCAATGGAGGAGGTTGTTAATGATGTTCATATTCAAGCACAAGATGCCGTTCTTAAGTGTCTTTCATCTGAGGTGAATGAACAAACCTTAAACAAAGTCAGAGAATGTTTTGAGAACATAGAAAATCCATTCACACACCTtaacactgaaagaaagaggcaaaagtattttgaaaaaaaatggaaaattgttGAACCAGTAGAGCATGTTCTTGGAGTACGTTATGATACACGTTTGGATAAAACCACAGGTGTATACAGTCAAATTCCTGTTAATGACAAATTTATGTATGTACCTATTTTAGGAACTCTTGATTCATTGTTCACCAACCAAGAACTCAGTACCTGCTTTCAACAGGTAAAGTGTCATGAAGATGGGATATATAGAGACATCAATGATGGTTCCTATCTCAGAAATCACTCATTATTTTCAGAGCAAGAACATGCACTCCAAATACAGCTGTATTACGATGATTTTGAAACGGCAAATCCACTGGGACCCAAAAGGGGTTCACATAAActtggctgtatttattttattttaagaaatttgCCAGCTAAACTCAATTCAGTTTTGATGAACATTCATCTAGTTTCTCTTTTCCATGCCGAGGACTTAAAGAAGTACGGTTTTGGTCCAGTCTTGCAGCCTCTTGTTAATGACTTGAAATGTCTCGAGACAGAAGGTATTAAGGTCCCATTTTCTGATACACCATTAAGGGGTTCAATTGTTCAGGTTACTGGTGATAATTTGGCATTGCATAGCCTTTTTGGCTTGGTTGAATCGTTCAGTGCAACTTACTGTTGTCGATTTTGTTTAACTGATAAAACAAAGCTTCAGTCAGTATTCAGTGAGGATGACCAAGACCTAATTTTTCGCACAAAAGAGCTCTATTCAGAACATTTCAATGCTGTGGCACAAAATCCCATTCTTGTCCATTCTTTTGGTGTAAAAAGAGAATGTCCTCTTAatgcactgcagtattttcattgtTCAAACAATTACGCAGTTGATATTATGCATGACCTTTTGGAAGGTGTTGTGCAGTATGAacttcagcttctttttcaGTACATGGTTAGGACTTCCATAGATTTAAACACCCTTTCAGAAAGGATACAGAGCTTTAACTATGGATACCTTGAGAGAAACAACAGACCTAGTGCAGTCAAAATTGATGGTAGCAATGACCTTGGCCTCAATGCTATTCAGTCATGGTGCCTCTTACGCAATACACCCTTGATTTTTGGAGATATAATTAATAGGAATAACAGCTACTGGAGGGTAATTCTTCTCTTGATTCAAATCGTCAATATTGTGTTCTCACCAAAAATCACAGATGGTATGACTTATTTCTTAAAGCATTTGATTTCTGACCATCATAAACTCTTTAAGTCTGTATTTACAGACAAGAAGCTGATTCCAAAACATCATCTGATGATTCATTACCCCAGATGCATCAGAAAAATAGGACCACTCATCCATGTGTGGTGTATGAGATTTGAAGGTAAACACAATTTCTTCAAGAAATCTGTGAAGAACTTTAAGAACATAACCAAAACACTGGTAAAGAAGCACCAGAGGCAGCTGGCTTTTCATTGGGAGAATTTTTACTTTCAAAGGTTTCAGTTTGGTCCTCTTAAAGATTACCCAATAAGTGAACTAGATTTCAGTGAGGTCTTAAGGTCTTGCCCCAGGTTGAATGTGCCTTGTGTATCCACAGCTTCATGGGTGAAAAACTTTGGAACAGAATACCATATTGGAATGATTGTCTGTACAAgtactgaaaatgaaatgcctGTTTTTCAAAAAATTGTTAACATCATAGTCAAGGATGATGAAGCATTTCTTTTGACTGCTAAAGTCATTACAGAGTATTTTGATGATCATCTGAATGCTTTCAGAATAGAGATTGTGGATGATGTGTTTGCTGTTATCTGTATCTCTGATCTGATATATTATCAGCCTTACGACAGGCAGTTTTCAGCTGACAGTGATGAAATAACATATATTGTGCCCCGCTGCTGTTTTATATGAGCTGTGCATTGAAggtctttaatatttaaatgggtttaataaaagttaaactttccatttctgtgtaatgttttgaatatttattatatatttttccacTGGATTTGGTTTGTATTGACACCTTGTGGTGTGCATAATTTACCTTTTTAacaccacattttgttttgtgagtaacACTATACTGGTGTTACTTTTAACATTACGTTTTAACACCAACACCACTGTAATGTTAATGTGACACCTGGTATTGTTGAATAGTAAACAATGTCTGgtgttaatttaacaaaaaaatgggTGTCAACCTTTTAACACTTtgacaaatgttattttaacacCAGGTAGTGTGGACACATATAGACACTTTGTCGGTGTTGAAATTAACACTGTGGgtgtgaaattaacactggaatTTTTACTGtgtaggcgacatgagctacgcagaggtgac
This DNA window, taken from Archocentrus centrarchus isolate MPI-CPG fArcCen1 unplaced genomic scaffold, fArcCen1 scaffold_63_ctg1, whole genome shotgun sequence, encodes the following:
- the LOC115777650 gene encoding uncharacterized protein LOC115777650 isoform X2, producing the protein MLVQVEHQAVQKWVRVPVTDDCYDYLKFIQEVHAKFNLASGVSVDLKDSSGVDVDADIFDELLRSATVSFKVVTERFVAPVDQSEVTDASFSSEDGSFSSVESPSSASSSSTVITENTKAQRRRLVEGPPDSEMAKNIVYVALHQKPGGEDVIKEYNKTRSLSDPTRKKLVNILVADMIESHGRVPPVNIRITYALGIVTLFPSLKDNGSPTGYEHYYDPLSGQGYLAYRLKTVQRNTASDFKRSSKSAHQGGPRTLRETLTSEQLFGDGCKEAMSMMKHSSDQEVVREKMKATFKHRQNMLHDLDQSSLILDHFPRFLDTPGLIEQDFIMLFGEDISGKFIARWPTFYKPRVTTVSKSLRQSAHLDDLLSTQEESSDYEWDSDLAAILLLVHLLPPTAKGKRQGKISAPEAADRVIKFMKVGTSMATFLAKVGSAQPFLLCVGEKKSRIQKFYIILDQKPIPCVAQTAVAAFDELFKAHFVFAVSYDATLLNFYTFIQTTVYGIDVATTKESPRVKEIRVRINNT
- the LOC115777650 gene encoding uncharacterized protein LOC115777650 isoform X1, whose amino-acid sequence is MCCQSLECVHFCSGEMLVQVEHQAVQKWVRVPVTDDCYDYLKFIQEVHAKFNLASGVSVDLKDSSGVDVDADIFDELLRSATVSFKVVTERFVAPVDQSEVTDASFSSEDGSFSSVESPSSASSSSTVITENTKAQRRRLVEGPPDSEMAKNIVYVALHQKPGGEDVIKEYNKTRSLSDPTRKKLVNILVADMIESHGRVPPVNIRITYALGIVTLFPSLKDNGSPTGYEHYYDPLSGQGYLAYRLKTVQRNTASDFKRSSKSAHQGGPRTLRETLTSEQLFGDGCKEAMSMMKHSSDQEVVREKMKATFKHRQNMLHDLDQSSLILDHFPRFLDTPGLIEQDFIMLFGEDISGKFIARWPTFYKPRVTTVSKSLRQSAHLDDLLSTQEESSDYEWDSDLAAILLLVHLLPPTAKGKRQGKISAPEAADRVIKFMKVGTSMATFLAKVGSAQPFLLCVGEKKSRIQKFYIILDQKPIPCVAQTAVAAFDELFKAHFVFAVSYDATLLNFYTFIQTTVYGIDVATTKESPRVKEIRVRINNT